Proteins co-encoded in one Scatophagus argus isolate fScaArg1 chromosome 11, fScaArg1.pri, whole genome shotgun sequence genomic window:
- the LOC124067095 gene encoding uncharacterized protein LOC124067095 isoform X1, whose product MLAKVQYGGVQKYIKVPQRNENCDYLQFLHEVTEKFSLQASGLSTDELVLTDEAGTEVDADIFDELVKSGVLNFKVISGRCPVADLDIQIVADELSSSVLPDPSASPASSVSSDSTVILTSTRKRDLNELDRDEASQMVESVLRSNAKGEEIFKEYAKTKSLSDAVRRCMVNILVADMIQSHGRIPPTSVRTSYALGIVTLFPYLQDPYSKNGYEHYYDPVANTGYLAWRLKTVQRNTNDGFHRSSRPNFKDSPTAQRESLLTGEQLFGEECREALSVIRHSTDNCVIKEKMRATFEYRQKVVHDKDAASSILDVFPRFLDIPGLIEQDFSLMFGNEVSGRFLAKWSSYFKNKVITECQNLPSNLYVEELLTAFDPLTENKSGWDGGMSAILLLLHLLPPTSRGQKKMAKMSSAQAANHLLRFVKEGASITTFLEKVDQRQPFLLCIGQEKKTIQRFFIIVDQKAIPCKAQTSVAAFDELFKAHFVFSLSYDEALCSFYTFIQTTVYNIDVGNAKETPRVKELRARLLRER is encoded by the exons ATGCTGGCAAAGGTGCAATACGGAGGAGTCCAGAAGTACATCAAAGTtccacagagaaatgaaaactgtgattACCTCCAATTTCTTCATGAGG taACAGAAAAATTTAGTCTGCAAGCCAGTGGCTTGAGTACAGATGAGCTCGTCTTAACTGATGAAGCGGGCACTGAAGTCGATGCAGACATATTTGATGAGCTGGTTAAGTCTGGTGTCCTGAACTTCAAAGTTATAAGCGGCCGGTGTCCAGTAGCAG ATCTGGACATTCAGATAGTAGCAGATGAATTGTCTTCATCAGTATTGCCTGACCCTTCAGCATCACCTGCTTCTTCAGTTTCGTCTGATTCAACCGTTATCCTAACATCCACAAGAAAGAGGGACTTGAATGAACTGGATCGTGATGAAGCAAGCCAG ATGGTTGAAAGTGTGCTAAGGTCCAATGCAAAGGGtgaagaaatttttaaagaGTACGCCAAAACTAAATCACTGTCAGATGCAGTGCGTAGATGCATGGTGAACATTCTGGTTGCAGACATGATTCAGTCACATGG aaggATTCCACCAACTAGTGTGCGGACTAGCTATGCCCTTGGAATTGTGACTCTTTTTCCATACCTGCAGGATCCATACTCTAAAAATGGATAT GAACATTACTATGATCCAGTGGCCAATACTGGCTATCTTGCCTGGAGGCTGAAGACTGTTCAACGCAACACCAACGATGGTTTTCACAGAAGTTCCAGGCCTAATTTTAAGGATAGCCCAACAGCTCAAAGAGAATCTCTGTTAACTGGTGAACAGCTCTTTGGTGAGGAGTGCAGAGAGGCACTGTCTGTCATCAGACACTCAACAGATAATTGTgtcattaaagagaaaatgagagcaacATTTGAGTACAGACAGAAGGTGGTTCATGACAAGGATGCAGCATCTTCGATCTTGGATGTATTCCCTCGTTTCCTTGACATTCCCGGACTG ATTGAACAGgatttttccctcatgtttggCAATGAAGTATCTGGACGGTTTCTTGCAAAATGGTCTTCATATTTCAAGAACAAAGTCATCACAGAATGCCAGAATCTTCCTTCAAATCTTTATGttgaggagctgctgacagCCTTTGACCCTTTGACTGAGAATAAATCTG GATGGGATGGTGGTATGTCAGCTATCCTGTTGCTGTTACATCTCCTGCCCCCTACATCAAGAGGCCAGAAAAAAATGGCTAAGATGAGCTCAGCGCAAGCAGCAAACCACCTTTTAAGATTTGTTAAG GAAGGAGCCAGCATCACTACTTTTCTTGAGAAAGTGGATCAAAGACAGCCCTTCCTCCTTTGCATTGGTCAAGAAAAGAAGACAATCCAAAGGTTCTTCATCATTGTGGACCAGAAGGCAATCCCATGCAAGGCTCAGACATCAGTGGCTGCTTTTGATGAGCTATTCAAAGCTCACTTCGTCTTCAGTCTCTCCTATGATGAAGCTCTCTGCAGTTTCtacacattcattcaaacaacCGTGTACAACATTGACGTTGGAAATGCAAAAGAAACCCCACGGGTCAAGGAACTTAGAGCAAGACTACTGCGAGAGCGCTGA
- the LOC124067095 gene encoding uncharacterized protein LOC124067095 isoform X2 yields MLAKVQYGGVQKYIKVPQRNENCDYLQFLHEVTEKFSLQASGLSTDELVLTDEAGTEVDADIFDELVKSGVLNFKVISGRCPVADLDIQIVADELSSSVLPDPSASPASSVSSDSTVILTSTRKRDLNELDRDEASQMVESVLRSNAKGEEIFKEYAKTKSLSDAVRRCMVNILVADMIQSHGIPPTSVRTSYALGIVTLFPYLQDPYSKNGYEHYYDPVANTGYLAWRLKTVQRNTNDGFHRSSRPNFKDSPTAQRESLLTGEQLFGEECREALSVIRHSTDNCVIKEKMRATFEYRQKVVHDKDAASSILDVFPRFLDIPGLIEQDFSLMFGNEVSGRFLAKWSSYFKNKVITECQNLPSNLYVEELLTAFDPLTENKSGWDGGMSAILLLLHLLPPTSRGQKKMAKMSSAQAANHLLRFVKEGASITTFLEKVDQRQPFLLCIGQEKKTIQRFFIIVDQKAIPCKAQTSVAAFDELFKAHFVFSLSYDEALCSFYTFIQTTVYNIDVGNAKETPRVKELRARLLRER; encoded by the exons ATGCTGGCAAAGGTGCAATACGGAGGAGTCCAGAAGTACATCAAAGTtccacagagaaatgaaaactgtgattACCTCCAATTTCTTCATGAGG taACAGAAAAATTTAGTCTGCAAGCCAGTGGCTTGAGTACAGATGAGCTCGTCTTAACTGATGAAGCGGGCACTGAAGTCGATGCAGACATATTTGATGAGCTGGTTAAGTCTGGTGTCCTGAACTTCAAAGTTATAAGCGGCCGGTGTCCAGTAGCAG ATCTGGACATTCAGATAGTAGCAGATGAATTGTCTTCATCAGTATTGCCTGACCCTTCAGCATCACCTGCTTCTTCAGTTTCGTCTGATTCAACCGTTATCCTAACATCCACAAGAAAGAGGGACTTGAATGAACTGGATCGTGATGAAGCAAGCCAG ATGGTTGAAAGTGTGCTAAGGTCCAATGCAAAGGGtgaagaaatttttaaagaGTACGCCAAAACTAAATCACTGTCAGATGCAGTGCGTAGATGCATGGTGAACATTCTGGTTGCAGACATGATTCAGTCACATGG gATTCCACCAACTAGTGTGCGGACTAGCTATGCCCTTGGAATTGTGACTCTTTTTCCATACCTGCAGGATCCATACTCTAAAAATGGATAT GAACATTACTATGATCCAGTGGCCAATACTGGCTATCTTGCCTGGAGGCTGAAGACTGTTCAACGCAACACCAACGATGGTTTTCACAGAAGTTCCAGGCCTAATTTTAAGGATAGCCCAACAGCTCAAAGAGAATCTCTGTTAACTGGTGAACAGCTCTTTGGTGAGGAGTGCAGAGAGGCACTGTCTGTCATCAGACACTCAACAGATAATTGTgtcattaaagagaaaatgagagcaacATTTGAGTACAGACAGAAGGTGGTTCATGACAAGGATGCAGCATCTTCGATCTTGGATGTATTCCCTCGTTTCCTTGACATTCCCGGACTG ATTGAACAGgatttttccctcatgtttggCAATGAAGTATCTGGACGGTTTCTTGCAAAATGGTCTTCATATTTCAAGAACAAAGTCATCACAGAATGCCAGAATCTTCCTTCAAATCTTTATGttgaggagctgctgacagCCTTTGACCCTTTGACTGAGAATAAATCTG GATGGGATGGTGGTATGTCAGCTATCCTGTTGCTGTTACATCTCCTGCCCCCTACATCAAGAGGCCAGAAAAAAATGGCTAAGATGAGCTCAGCGCAAGCAGCAAACCACCTTTTAAGATTTGTTAAG GAAGGAGCCAGCATCACTACTTTTCTTGAGAAAGTGGATCAAAGACAGCCCTTCCTCCTTTGCATTGGTCAAGAAAAGAAGACAATCCAAAGGTTCTTCATCATTGTGGACCAGAAGGCAATCCCATGCAAGGCTCAGACATCAGTGGCTGCTTTTGATGAGCTATTCAAAGCTCACTTCGTCTTCAGTCTCTCCTATGATGAAGCTCTCTGCAGTTTCtacacattcattcaaacaacCGTGTACAACATTGACGTTGGAAATGCAAAAGAAACCCCACGGGTCAAGGAACTTAGAGCAAGACTACTGCGAGAGCGCTGA
- the LOC124067095 gene encoding uncharacterized protein LOC124067095 isoform X3 — MLAKVQYGGVQKYIKVPQRNENCDYLQFLHEVTEKFSLQASGLSTDELVLTDEAGTEVDADIFDELVKSGVLNFKVISGRCPVADLDIQIVADELSSSVLPDDSTVILTSTRKRDLNELDRDEASQMVESVLRSNAKGEEIFKEYAKTKSLSDAVRRCMVNILVADMIQSHGRIPPTSVRTSYALGIVTLFPYLQDPYSKNGYEHYYDPVANTGYLAWRLKTVQRNTNDGFHRSSRPNFKDSPTAQRESLLTGEQLFGEECREALSVIRHSTDNCVIKEKMRATFEYRQKVVHDKDAASSILDVFPRFLDIPGLIEQDFSLMFGNEVSGRFLAKWSSYFKNKVITECQNLPSNLYVEELLTAFDPLTENKSGWDGGMSAILLLLHLLPPTSRGQKKMAKMSSAQAANHLLRFVKEGASITTFLEKVDQRQPFLLCIGQEKKTIQRFFIIVDQKAIPCKAQTSVAAFDELFKAHFVFSLSYDEALCSFYTFIQTTVYNIDVGNAKETPRVKELRARLLRER; from the exons ATGCTGGCAAAGGTGCAATACGGAGGAGTCCAGAAGTACATCAAAGTtccacagagaaatgaaaactgtgattACCTCCAATTTCTTCATGAGG taACAGAAAAATTTAGTCTGCAAGCCAGTGGCTTGAGTACAGATGAGCTCGTCTTAACTGATGAAGCGGGCACTGAAGTCGATGCAGACATATTTGATGAGCTGGTTAAGTCTGGTGTCCTGAACTTCAAAGTTATAAGCGGCCGGTGTCCAGTAGCAG ATCTGGACATTCAGATAGTAGCAGATGAATTGTCTTCATCAGTATTGCCTGA TGATTCAACCGTTATCCTAACATCCACAAGAAAGAGGGACTTGAATGAACTGGATCGTGATGAAGCAAGCCAG ATGGTTGAAAGTGTGCTAAGGTCCAATGCAAAGGGtgaagaaatttttaaagaGTACGCCAAAACTAAATCACTGTCAGATGCAGTGCGTAGATGCATGGTGAACATTCTGGTTGCAGACATGATTCAGTCACATGG aaggATTCCACCAACTAGTGTGCGGACTAGCTATGCCCTTGGAATTGTGACTCTTTTTCCATACCTGCAGGATCCATACTCTAAAAATGGATAT GAACATTACTATGATCCAGTGGCCAATACTGGCTATCTTGCCTGGAGGCTGAAGACTGTTCAACGCAACACCAACGATGGTTTTCACAGAAGTTCCAGGCCTAATTTTAAGGATAGCCCAACAGCTCAAAGAGAATCTCTGTTAACTGGTGAACAGCTCTTTGGTGAGGAGTGCAGAGAGGCACTGTCTGTCATCAGACACTCAACAGATAATTGTgtcattaaagagaaaatgagagcaacATTTGAGTACAGACAGAAGGTGGTTCATGACAAGGATGCAGCATCTTCGATCTTGGATGTATTCCCTCGTTTCCTTGACATTCCCGGACTG ATTGAACAGgatttttccctcatgtttggCAATGAAGTATCTGGACGGTTTCTTGCAAAATGGTCTTCATATTTCAAGAACAAAGTCATCACAGAATGCCAGAATCTTCCTTCAAATCTTTATGttgaggagctgctgacagCCTTTGACCCTTTGACTGAGAATAAATCTG GATGGGATGGTGGTATGTCAGCTATCCTGTTGCTGTTACATCTCCTGCCCCCTACATCAAGAGGCCAGAAAAAAATGGCTAAGATGAGCTCAGCGCAAGCAGCAAACCACCTTTTAAGATTTGTTAAG GAAGGAGCCAGCATCACTACTTTTCTTGAGAAAGTGGATCAAAGACAGCCCTTCCTCCTTTGCATTGGTCAAGAAAAGAAGACAATCCAAAGGTTCTTCATCATTGTGGACCAGAAGGCAATCCCATGCAAGGCTCAGACATCAGTGGCTGCTTTTGATGAGCTATTCAAAGCTCACTTCGTCTTCAGTCTCTCCTATGATGAAGCTCTCTGCAGTTTCtacacattcattcaaacaacCGTGTACAACATTGACGTTGGAAATGCAAAAGAAACCCCACGGGTCAAGGAACTTAGAGCAAGACTACTGCGAGAGCGCTGA